Proteins encoded together in one Dechloromonas sp. HYN0024 window:
- the nosZ gene encoding Sec-dependent nitrous-oxide reductase: MKRFVVKTTALLLAAGFAATAWSAESLQDVMKRRGLSQQDLLAASKTYVPTGKRDEFVVFSSGGQSGQIIVYGIPSMRILKYIGVFTPEPWQGYGFDENSKAVLRQGNIDGKEINWGDTHHPAISETQGKYDGQFLFINDKANPRLAVIDLRDFETKQIVVNPIYKSEHGGAFVTPNTEYVIEAAQYAAPLENKKFYPLEDFNEKYRGGVTYWKFDRKEGRIDPKQSFSIELPPYSQDLSDAGKGPSDGWSFTNSFCSERYVGGIEKGRPPYEAGCSAKDTDYLHVINWKKAAELVAAGKAKVINGHKVLMMETAIKEGILFLVPEPKSPHGVDVTPDGTRLIVAGKLDTHVSVYSFDKIQAAIKAGNFESKDPYGIPVIAMKDALDKQVQLGLGPLHTQYDSKSCIAYTSLYVDSQVAKWNYCDGKVLDKISVHYNIGHLMTMEGDSVDPKGRYLVALNKLAIDRFVPVGPLHPQNHQLIDISNDKMQLLYDMPLPLGEPHYAVAIDATKLKPGVRYKVGTDSRTDKPHPGAVRAGEEVTTKKGNKIEVKGTLIRSHITPETIEAEVGDEVTIHLTNLERAQDETHGFTVSTMNVHASVEPGKTVTVKFKADKEGVYPYYCTEFCSALHLEMQGYLLVKPKGWKPGKSEAAKAVYTEADYKATVKKVVDTQVVIDSVVGYITSVNFKDFPDVVNMVDDATDQLGKIKEAKAKHEAAAAKKDWDQANLWAEQVWQYQVKAADIGLRAKTYLEQNGAKKVK; encoded by the coding sequence ATGAAAAGATTTGTAGTCAAAACCACCGCGCTGCTTCTCGCCGCCGGTTTCGCAGCCACGGCCTGGTCGGCCGAATCGCTGCAGGACGTGATGAAGCGTCGTGGTCTGAGCCAGCAGGATCTGCTCGCCGCGTCCAAGACCTACGTCCCGACCGGCAAGCGCGACGAATTCGTCGTCTTCAGTTCGGGCGGACAATCGGGCCAGATCATTGTGTATGGCATTCCGTCCATGCGCATCCTCAAGTACATCGGCGTATTTACGCCGGAACCGTGGCAGGGCTATGGCTTCGACGAAAACTCGAAGGCCGTGCTGCGCCAGGGCAACATCGACGGCAAGGAAATCAACTGGGGCGACACGCACCACCCGGCCATTTCTGAAACCCAGGGCAAGTACGACGGTCAGTTCCTGTTCATCAATGACAAGGCCAACCCGCGTCTCGCCGTGATCGACCTTCGTGACTTCGAAACCAAGCAGATCGTGGTCAACCCGATCTACAAGTCGGAACACGGTGGCGCCTTCGTCACGCCGAATACCGAATACGTCATCGAAGCCGCCCAGTACGCCGCACCGCTCGAAAACAAGAAGTTCTACCCGCTCGAAGACTTCAACGAGAAGTATCGCGGTGGCGTGACCTACTGGAAGTTCGACCGCAAGGAAGGCCGCATCGATCCGAAGCAGTCCTTCTCGATCGAACTGCCGCCCTACTCGCAGGACTTGTCGGACGCCGGCAAAGGCCCGTCTGACGGCTGGTCCTTCACCAACTCCTTCTGTTCCGAGCGTTACGTCGGCGGCATCGAAAAGGGCCGTCCGCCGTATGAAGCCGGTTGCTCCGCCAAGGACACCGACTATCTGCACGTGATCAACTGGAAGAAGGCGGCCGAACTGGTTGCCGCCGGCAAGGCCAAGGTCATCAACGGCCACAAGGTGCTGATGATGGAAACGGCGATCAAGGAAGGCATTCTCTTCCTGGTGCCGGAACCGAAATCGCCGCACGGCGTTGACGTGACCCCCGACGGCACCCGCCTGATCGTCGCCGGCAAGCTCGACACGCACGTTTCCGTCTATTCCTTCGACAAGATCCAGGCCGCAATCAAGGCCGGCAATTTCGAATCCAAGGACCCCTACGGCATTCCCGTGATCGCCATGAAGGACGCGCTGGACAAGCAGGTTCAGCTTGGCCTCGGCCCCCTGCACACACAGTACGACTCGAAATCCTGCATCGCCTACACCTCGCTCTACGTCGACTCCCAGGTTGCCAAGTGGAACTACTGTGACGGCAAGGTGCTCGACAAAATCTCCGTGCATTACAACATCGGTCACCTGATGACCATGGAAGGTGATTCCGTCGATCCGAAGGGCCGCTACCTGGTCGCCCTCAACAAGCTGGCGATTGACCGCTTTGTCCCGGTCGGCCCGCTGCACCCGCAAAACCACCAGCTGATCGACATTTCGAACGACAAGATGCAACTGTTGTACGACATGCCGCTGCCGCTCGGTGAGCCGCACTACGCCGTGGCTATCGACGCCACCAAGCTGAAGCCGGGCGTCCGCTACAAGGTCGGCACCGACTCCCGTACCGACAAGCCCCATCCGGGTGCCGTCCGTGCCGGTGAGGAAGTCACCACCAAGAAGGGCAACAAGATCGAGGTCAAGGGTACGCTGATCCGTTCGCACATCACGCCGGAAACCATCGAAGCCGAAGTTGGCGACGAAGTGACCATCCACCTGACCAACCTCGAACGCGCCCAGGATGAAACCCACGGCTTTACCGTGTCGACCATGAACGTGCACGCTTCGGTTGAGCCGGGCAAGACGGTGACCGTCAAGTTCAAGGCTGACAAGGAAGGGGTGTATCCGTACTACTGCACCGAGTTCTGCTCCGCCCTCCACCTTGAAATGCAGGGTTACCTACTGGTCAAGCCGAAGGGCTGGAAGCCGGGCAAGAGTGAAGCGGCCAAGGCCGTCTATACCGAAGCCGACTACAAGGCCACGGTGAAGAAGGTCGTTGATACCCAGGTTGTCATTGATTCCGTCGTTGGCTACATCACCAGCGTCAACTTCAAGGACTTCCCAGATGTCGTGAACATGGTTGACGACGCTACCGACCAACTCGGCAAGATCAAGGAAGCCAAGGCCAAGCACGAAGCCGCAGCGGCCAAGAAGGATTGGGACCAGGCTAACCTGTGGGCCGAGCAAGTCTGGCAATACCAGGTCAAGGCCGCCGACATCGGCCTGCGCGCCAAGACCTACCTTGAGCAGAACGGCGCCAAGAAGGTCAAGTAA
- a CDS encoding SCO family protein, whose translation MSERILIFIAATLALLIAGVALMWQPEMPERPLPSAAIAAGGDFTLQSASGPVSLSDFRGKLVLLYFGYTYCPDVCPTSLAATAEGLKQLKPEEVARVAMIFVSVDPKRDTPERLKEYAEFFHPAMVGATGAPEVIAEIAKRYGVFYAEQKVETSGGGYVVDHSSDTFIVGTDGQLVGKMVHATPPDQVVVAIRKYLKIN comes from the coding sequence ATGTCCGAACGCATCCTGATTTTCATTGCCGCCACGCTGGCCTTGCTGATTGCCGGGGTAGCCCTGATGTGGCAGCCGGAAATGCCGGAAAGGCCCTTGCCCAGTGCGGCGATTGCGGCCGGCGGCGATTTCACGCTGCAGTCAGCGAGCGGGCCGGTTTCACTGAGTGATTTTCGCGGCAAACTCGTGCTCCTCTATTTTGGCTATACCTATTGCCCGGATGTCTGTCCGACCTCCCTGGCGGCTACGGCAGAAGGGCTCAAGCAACTTAAGCCCGAGGAAGTGGCGAGGGTGGCGATGATTTTTGTGTCGGTTGATCCGAAACGCGATACGCCGGAGCGTTTGAAGGAATACGCCGAGTTTTTCCACCCGGCCATGGTCGGGGCGACCGGAGCGCCTGAAGTCATTGCTGAGATTGCCAAGCGTTATGGCGTTTTTTACGCCGAACAGAAAGTTGAAACGTCGGGTGGTGGTTATGTCGTTGATCACTCGTCCGACACCTTCATTGTTGGCACGGATGGCCAACTGGTTGGCAAGATGGTCCATGCCACGCCACCCGATCAGGTGGTCGTCGCGATTCGCAAGTATCTGAAAATAAACTGA
- a CDS encoding copper chaperone PCu(A)C, translating into MKHLSLLAVGLMFSAGVLAGVADQISVQDAYVRLAPPNAPATGAFMVIRNNGDKDAKVLRADNPASKITELHTHLNEGGVMKMRPVASIEVKAKGEAVLKPGGLHVMMIDLKAAMKEGDVVPITLSFDDGSSKQVDARVVRPMAAGMPAMEHKH; encoded by the coding sequence ATGAAGCACTTGTCCCTGCTCGCAGTTGGCCTGATGTTCTCGGCCGGCGTTCTGGCCGGCGTTGCCGACCAGATTTCGGTTCAGGACGCCTACGTCCGGCTGGCCCCCCCCAATGCACCGGCGACTGGCGCCTTCATGGTGATCAGGAACAATGGCGACAAGGACGCCAAGGTGCTCAGGGCAGATAACCCGGCCTCCAAAATTACCGAGCTTCATACCCATCTCAATGAAGGTGGCGTCATGAAAATGCGGCCGGTTGCCAGTATTGAGGTCAAGGCCAAGGGTGAAGCCGTGCTCAAGCCGGGCGGCCTGCACGTCATGATGATCGACCTCAAGGCAGCGATGAAGGAAGGCGATGTCGTGCCGATTACCCTGAGTTTCGATGATGGCAGCAGCAAGCAGGTGGATGCCCGGGTCGTCCGCCCGATGGCGGCTGGCATGCCGGCGATGGAGCACAAGCACTAA
- a CDS encoding bacteriohemerythrin: MSSVFADIEWTDQLVTGIPEIDRQHRYLVSAINDAKHKLREFPDLKLIEQITKDLLGYAIYHFETEEDMMLEFGYAEASTADAELHQKQHRDFSAQVISVRDALRAGHPVSVEDLLGFLNSWLVNHIMNTDQKLATFLREKKAAS, from the coding sequence ATGAGTAGCGTTTTCGCTGACATCGAATGGACCGACCAGTTGGTCACCGGCATCCCGGAAATCGACCGGCAGCATCGCTATCTCGTGAGCGCCATCAATGACGCCAAACACAAGCTGCGCGAATTTCCCGACCTCAAGCTGATTGAGCAGATCACCAAGGATCTTCTCGGCTACGCCATCTATCACTTCGAAACCGAAGAGGACATGATGCTTGAGTTCGGCTATGCCGAGGCCAGCACAGCCGACGCCGAGTTGCACCAGAAGCAGCATCGCGATTTTTCTGCCCAGGTGATCTCCGTCCGCGATGCCCTGCGCGCCGGCCACCCGGTTTCAGTCGAGGACCTGCTCGGCTTTCTCAACAGCTGGCTGGTCAATCACATCATGAATACCGACCAGAAACTGGCCACCTTTCTCAGGGAGAAAAAGGCAGCATCCTAA
- a CDS encoding bifunctional diguanylate cyclase/phosphodiesterase: protein MHSDHLLSRNPPGTQGQLLDKFNLAQVGLLCLDKDLRIREANALACTIAACPGDALIGQDIFASFFGQHDEATCRAVATALRTTGYWNGEISLRRPDGSPYTEQISIADAGTWSGSDHGYLAIITNYTCASQAREQVHQFAHFDALTGLPNRLLLMDRLEQIIAANRRTDSLLAICFIDLDGFKHVNDSLGHDAGDALLIEIARRMQASLRSADTVARIGGDEFIVLLSVIDSEDECYQTIERLLKVIAEPCTPVAGAQIQVSASIGVTIFPDDDSDGETLIRHADHAMYAAKRAGKNSYCMFDARMEQRLEARQDTLLRVSRAMRTGQFELQYQPTLDVRSGRIVGVEALIRWNHPVLGCLLPGEFIPLIEDNSAALELGEWVIREALRQCHAWHQRGLDLDVNINLFARQLQHPGFPAALARMIAETWPDMPSGRLILDIAEPTTGKALESAQTAIRSCRALGANFHLDQFGARDSALKSLRSLDLDGVKIYRTLINDMPYDRSAASLVEGIVGLCQAFGLSVTAVGVANEDHRCVLSQLSCDFMQGNQISSPLLAPELEEWLASFSSNASGARHE, encoded by the coding sequence ATGCATAGTGACCACCTTCTCAGCAGAAACCCACCCGGGACCCAGGGACAGCTTCTCGACAAGTTCAATCTGGCCCAGGTTGGCTTGCTGTGCCTCGATAAGGATCTGCGGATTCGCGAAGCCAATGCCCTGGCCTGTACCATCGCTGCCTGCCCTGGCGATGCGCTGATCGGCCAGGATATTTTCGCCAGTTTTTTCGGTCAGCATGATGAGGCCACGTGCCGCGCCGTAGCTACCGCTCTCCGTACAACCGGCTACTGGAACGGTGAAATCAGTCTGCGCCGGCCGGATGGATCGCCATACACTGAGCAGATCTCGATCGCCGATGCCGGGACCTGGTCCGGCTCCGACCATGGCTACCTCGCCATCATCACCAACTACACCTGCGCCAGCCAGGCCAGAGAACAAGTCCATCAATTCGCCCACTTCGATGCCCTGACCGGCCTTCCCAACCGCCTGCTGCTAATGGACCGGCTCGAACAGATCATCGCCGCCAACCGGCGAACCGATAGCCTGCTGGCCATCTGCTTCATCGACCTGGACGGTTTCAAACACGTCAATGACAGTCTCGGTCACGATGCGGGCGATGCCCTGCTCATCGAAATCGCCCGGCGCATGCAGGCCTCCTTGCGCAGCGCCGACACCGTCGCCCGCATTGGTGGCGATGAATTCATCGTACTGCTTTCCGTCATTGACAGCGAAGATGAGTGCTACCAGACCATCGAGCGATTGCTCAAGGTGATTGCCGAGCCGTGCACACCGGTGGCCGGCGCGCAGATCCAGGTCAGCGCCAGTATTGGCGTGACCATTTTCCCCGACGACGACAGCGATGGCGAAACCCTGATCCGCCATGCCGACCATGCCATGTACGCCGCCAAACGGGCTGGCAAGAACAGCTACTGCATGTTCGATGCGCGCATGGAACAACGCCTGGAAGCTCGCCAGGACACCTTGCTCCGGGTTTCCCGCGCCATGCGAACGGGGCAGTTCGAGCTGCAATACCAGCCCACACTCGACGTCAGGAGCGGCAGAATTGTTGGCGTTGAAGCGCTGATCCGCTGGAACCATCCGGTACTTGGCTGCCTGCTGCCGGGTGAGTTCATTCCGCTCATCGAGGACAACAGCGCCGCTCTCGAACTCGGCGAATGGGTGATTCGCGAAGCCTTGCGGCAATGCCATGCCTGGCATCAGCGCGGCCTGGATCTGGACGTCAACATCAATCTCTTTGCCCGGCAACTGCAGCATCCCGGCTTTCCCGCCGCACTCGCCCGGATGATTGCCGAAACCTGGCCTGACATGCCGTCCGGCCGCCTGATCCTTGACATCGCCGAACCGACGACGGGCAAGGCCCTCGAGTCGGCGCAAACGGCCATCCGCAGTTGCCGCGCGTTGGGCGCAAACTTTCACCTCGACCAATTCGGCGCTCGCGACTCCGCCCTCAAATCATTGCGCAGCCTCGATCTTGACGGCGTGAAAATCTATCGTACCCTGATCAATGACATGCCCTATGACCGAAGCGCTGCCAGTCTGGTCGAGGGTATCGTCGGCCTTTGTCAGGCGTTCGGTCTGAGCGTCACGGCGGTCGGTGTTGCCAACGAGGATCATCGCTGCGTGTTGAGTCAACTCTCTTGCGATTTCATGCAAGGCAATCAAATCAGCTCTCCATTGCTGGCGCCCGAACTTGAAGAGTGGCTGGCAAGTTTTTCTTCCAATGCGTCAGGAGCAAGGCATGAGTAG
- a CDS encoding response regulator transcription factor: protein MNEPTLIIDDDPSFNAILVRTLERHGHPAHGVLDPASALAAARETGAERIVLDLNLNGSSGLALIPQLLAINPACRIVVLTGYASIATAVDAVKLGAIQYLAKPVEIEAILSAFDDEDGPDFELPASDEPLSVDRLEWEHIQRVLHENDGNVSATARALKMHRRTLQRKLSKRPVKT, encoded by the coding sequence ATGAACGAACCGACACTGATCATTGACGATGACCCGAGCTTCAACGCCATCCTCGTCCGCACGCTTGAGCGACACGGCCATCCCGCCCACGGCGTGCTCGATCCCGCGTCGGCCCTGGCTGCCGCGCGAGAAACCGGGGCTGAACGCATCGTCCTCGATCTTAATCTCAACGGCAGTTCCGGGCTGGCCCTGATCCCACAATTACTTGCCATCAACCCGGCCTGCCGCATCGTTGTCCTGACCGGCTACGCCAGCATTGCCACAGCCGTCGATGCGGTGAAACTCGGCGCCATCCAGTACCTGGCCAAACCGGTCGAAATAGAAGCCATCCTGAGTGCCTTCGACGATGAAGATGGCCCCGATTTCGAGTTGCCCGCGTCCGATGAGCCGCTGTCAGTCGACCGTCTTGAATGGGAACACATCCAGCGCGTCCTCCACGAAAACGATGGCAATGTTTCAGCCACGGCACGCGCCCTGAAAATGCACCGCCGTACGCTGCAGCGCAAACTTTCAAAGCGCCCGGTCAAAACCTGA
- a CDS encoding ATP-binding protein, translating into MAITLSTTANSDHLANLRRLVLGRWAVLAVLAQLILVGPGLLDIPVPQTPLLGIVAIAGLFNGLAQWRTASARTATTGEIFSHLLFDVGILSAVVFLSGGAANPLVSLLLPPVAVAALTLPGRWVATITTITIAAYSLLMVYYIPLPMADATRATRLHLGGMWLIFVVSTVMIGWVIVRTTRIIRQRDAELATAREQGLRDERVMAMGTLAAGAAHELGTPLGTMALLAGELANEAGLSPAAQEDIALLRQQIGVCKQIITGLSRRAGAERLENSPLQAADQWLAEVRQHWHAARPQASSRLIVTSDGTAPDIVADPRLEQAVLNLLNNAANATASPLDIRLGWSTEILSIDIRDHGPGFPPEVLELGGQASFPAHERGSGVGLMLTRSAVEQLGGSLTLANPDDGGALARIELPRTKT; encoded by the coding sequence ATGGCAATAACCCTGAGCACAACCGCAAACTCTGACCACCTGGCCAACCTGCGCCGCCTCGTCCTCGGTCGCTGGGCGGTGCTCGCCGTCCTGGCGCAACTCATTCTGGTTGGACCCGGCCTGCTCGACATCCCCGTCCCGCAGACACCGCTCCTGGGTATTGTCGCCATTGCCGGCCTGTTCAATGGCCTGGCGCAATGGCGAACGGCCAGCGCACGCACGGCCACGACAGGCGAAATTTTCAGCCACCTGCTGTTTGATGTCGGGATCCTGAGCGCCGTGGTATTTCTCAGTGGCGGCGCTGCCAACCCCCTTGTCTCGCTGCTTCTGCCACCGGTGGCGGTCGCTGCCCTGACGCTGCCGGGACGCTGGGTGGCGACCATTACCACCATCACCATCGCCGCCTATTCGCTGCTCATGGTTTATTACATCCCCTTGCCAATGGCCGATGCAACCCGGGCGACGCGCCTGCACCTGGGCGGCATGTGGCTGATTTTCGTTGTCTCTACCGTGATGATCGGCTGGGTTATCGTCCGCACCACCCGCATTATTCGCCAGCGCGATGCTGAACTGGCCACCGCCCGCGAACAGGGGCTGCGCGATGAGCGCGTCATGGCGATGGGAACGCTCGCTGCCGGTGCCGCGCATGAACTTGGCACGCCGCTCGGCACGATGGCCCTGCTGGCCGGCGAACTGGCCAACGAAGCCGGTCTAAGCCCGGCAGCCCAAGAGGACATTGCCCTGCTGCGCCAGCAGATCGGTGTCTGCAAGCAGATCATCACCGGCCTCTCACGCCGGGCTGGCGCCGAACGTCTGGAAAACTCGCCGCTGCAGGCTGCCGACCAGTGGCTCGCCGAGGTACGCCAGCATTGGCATGCGGCCCGTCCGCAGGCGAGCAGCCGGCTGATCGTCACCAGCGACGGGACAGCCCCCGATATCGTCGCCGACCCACGCCTCGAACAAGCCGTCCTCAACCTGCTCAACAATGCTGCCAACGCTACCGCCAGCCCGCTTGATATCCGTCTGGGCTGGAGTACCGAAATCCTCAGCATCGACATCCGTGACCACGGTCCCGGCTTTCCTCCCGAGGTACTTGAACTCGGTGGACAAGCCAGCTTTCCCGCCCATGAACGGGGTAGTGGCGTCGGCCTGATGCTGACCCGCAGCGCCGTCGAGCAGCTGGGTGGCAGCTTGACCCTGGCCAACCCCGACGACGGCGGCGCCCTCGCCCGCATTGAACTGCCCCGGACCAAGACATGA
- a CDS encoding c-type cytochrome, whose translation MLKVFRFSLLLTVLVLNLPASAVDLEKGKEINGTCAACHSDNGQGGKKGEYPRIAGQQVKYIETQLRNFRSRTRVNIPMFPYTQERELSDADIKDIAAYLAGIELDTKMPTYVGTEDALTRLLMAEKVMIVPRAEGDLTNGGKIYQKQCAACHGKSGRGRGMFPMLVGQYTPYLQRQVDLYLKGDRPHDEEGMVGLLNALNLQDIQDVLAYLTSIQEHGE comes from the coding sequence ATGCTGAAGGTATTTCGCTTTTCACTACTGCTGACGGTGCTCGTGCTGAACCTGCCGGCCAGCGCCGTCGACCTTGAAAAAGGCAAGGAAATCAACGGTACCTGCGCCGCCTGTCACAGCGATAACGGCCAGGGCGGCAAGAAAGGCGAATACCCGCGGATTGCGGGGCAGCAGGTTAAATACATCGAAACCCAGTTAAGGAATTTTCGCTCGCGGACGCGGGTCAATATCCCGATGTTTCCTTATACGCAGGAGCGTGAGCTGTCCGATGCCGACATCAAGGACATTGCCGCCTATCTCGCCGGTATCGAGCTGGATACCAAAATGCCGACCTATGTCGGCACCGAGGATGCGCTGACCCGCTTGCTGATGGCTGAAAAAGTGATGATCGTCCCCCGCGCCGAGGGCGATTTGACCAATGGCGGGAAAATCTACCAGAAACAGTGCGCCGCCTGTCATGGCAAGAGCGGCCGGGGGCGAGGCATGTTTCCGATGCTGGTCGGGCAATACACCCCGTATCTGCAGCGTCAGGTTGACCTCTATCTGAAGGGCGACCGGCCGCATGACGAGGAAGGTATGGTTGGCTTGCTCAATGCCCTCAATCTGCAGGATATCCAGGATGTTCTGGCTTATCTGACATCGATTCAGGAGCACGGCGAATGA
- a CDS encoding isoprenylcysteine carboxylmethyltransferase family protein, giving the protein MVEFLTDAQALAAGTATLAWLSRKPLSRLGSHGFYRFFAWEAILGLLVLNRQFLDRELTTLNLQVASLLLLISIGLALTGLLTLYRQGHPDRQRDDPSFYAFEKTTQLVSTGIFGYIRHPMYSSLLALAWGTYLLDPGLTGSILVGAATLFLWLTARTDEKECLAYFGPVYAEYAQRTKRFIPFLF; this is encoded by the coding sequence ATGGTTGAGTTTCTAACCGACGCGCAGGCGCTGGCAGCCGGCACGGCGACGCTGGCCTGGCTCTCGCGAAAGCCGCTGAGCCGGCTTGGCAGCCACGGTTTCTATCGCTTCTTTGCGTGGGAGGCCATACTCGGTCTGCTGGTCCTGAATCGCCAGTTTCTTGACCGCGAGCTGACAACGCTCAACCTGCAGGTCGCTTCACTGCTCCTCCTGATCAGTATCGGCCTGGCCCTCACCGGGCTCCTCACGCTGTATCGGCAGGGCCACCCGGACCGGCAGCGTGACGATCCCTCCTTCTACGCTTTCGAGAAGACGACCCAACTCGTTTCGACGGGCATCTTCGGCTATATCCGCCATCCCATGTACAGCTCGCTGCTGGCCCTGGCCTGGGGCACTTACCTGCTCGACCCCGGACTGACCGGCAGTATCCTCGTCGGGGCGGCCACCCTGTTCCTTTGGCTCACCGCCAGGACAGACGAAAAGGAATGTCTGGCCTATTTTGGTCCGGTCTATGCCGAATACGCCCAGCGCACCAAACGCTTCATCCCCTTTCTATTCTGA
- a CDS encoding M18 family aminopeptidase, with protein MKISPAVRAQAQDLLDFIDASPSPWHAVQTCETRLTAAGFSRLDEAERWTLIPGSRHYVVRGGASIIAFIVGNQPPATTGLRLIGAHTDSPGLRLKPKPADDAAGMVRLGVEVYGGPILATFADRDLSLAGRVTVRTPAGFVIRLIRFDEPLLRLPNLAIHMNREVNESGLKFNKQTELPLLLGVSEDGTKAEARFRQPIADRLGVKADDLLTWELNAYDTQKGVLWGVESEFIANSQLDNLASCHAALSALLATDQPAATCLCAFFDHEEVGSESATGAGGSFLVDVIDRMANSASLDSEDQQRMLARSFFISADMAHAWHPNFPAAYEPCHHALVNAGPVIKSNANQRYSTSAETAARFMAICAKAGVPCQQYAHRTDLGCGSTIGPIVAARLGIPSVDVGSPMWAMHSVRESAGVLDHGCMIAALSSAFDG; from the coding sequence ATGAAAATATCCCCTGCTGTCCGCGCCCAGGCGCAGGATCTCCTGGATTTCATCGATGCCAGCCCGAGCCCGTGGCATGCCGTCCAGACTTGTGAAACACGGCTCACGGCAGCCGGCTTCAGTCGACTGGATGAAGCTGAGCGTTGGACCTTGATCCCCGGTAGCCGCCACTACGTCGTACGGGGTGGCGCTTCGATCATTGCCTTCATCGTCGGCAACCAGCCACCAGCAACCACCGGCCTGCGCCTGATCGGCGCTCATACCGACTCGCCCGGACTGCGCCTCAAGCCGAAGCCGGCGGACGATGCTGCCGGCATGGTGCGCCTCGGCGTCGAAGTCTATGGCGGTCCCATCCTCGCCACCTTTGCCGACCGCGACCTGTCGCTGGCTGGCCGCGTCACGGTACGCACCCCCGCTGGTTTCGTGATCCGTCTGATCCGCTTCGACGAACCGTTGCTGCGCCTGCCCAACCTCGCCATCCACATGAATCGCGAGGTTAACGAAAGCGGCCTGAAATTCAACAAGCAGACCGAACTGCCCTTACTGCTCGGTGTTTCGGAAGACGGCACAAAGGCCGAAGCACGTTTCCGTCAGCCCATCGCCGACCGCCTTGGTGTTAAGGCAGACGATCTGCTGACCTGGGAACTCAATGCCTACGACACACAAAAAGGTGTCCTGTGGGGTGTTGAGAGTGAGTTCATCGCCAACAGCCAGCTCGACAACCTGGCCTCCTGCCATGCTGCACTGAGCGCCTTGCTCGCCACCGACCAGCCCGCCGCCACCTGCCTGTGCGCCTTTTTCGATCACGAAGAAGTCGGCAGCGAAAGCGCCACCGGGGCCGGCGGCAGTTTTCTCGTCGATGTCATTGACCGGATGGCCAACAGTGCCAGCCTGGATAGTGAAGACCAGCAACGAATGCTGGCCCGCAGTTTTTTTATCAGCGCCGACATGGCACATGCCTGGCACCCCAACTTTCCCGCCGCCTACGAACCCTGTCACCACGCGCTGGTCAATGCCGGCCCGGTCATCAAGAGCAATGCCAACCAGCGCTACAGCACCAGTGCCGAGACAGCAGCCCGCTTCATGGCCATCTGCGCCAAGGCTGGCGTGCCCTGCCAGCAGTATGCCCACCGCACCGATCTCGGCTGCGGCAGCACCATCGGCCCGATCGTCGCCGCGCGCCTGGGCATCCCCAGCGTGGATGTCGGCTCGCCCATGTGGGCCATGCACAGTGTCCGCGAAAGTGCCGGCGTCCTCGACCACGGCTGCATGATCGCCGCCCTGAGCAGCGCCTTCGATGGTTGA